GTTAAAGTATTGACCATCAGAGCATTATGCATGAACCTTTGGAAGAGTAGGTCCCAGTTTTCTAATAAGTTCACGTACATGGATAGATTGATCCCCCTGTTAAAAATCAAAGCATGTGTTATGATATAGGAAAGGAATTCCTTTAATTTTGTAAGAGTAGAAAGTTGAAAATTTCATGAACAAGTTTTTAGGAATGAACTTGCACAGCATCCAAATGAAATCTGCAAATATGGCCTAATGGTgtgaataagatgcattacctcAGACTCGTTCCAAGTGTTTCTGACTTGGTGATGGTCAAATTCTCCAAAACCATTCTGAtttgcatgagagagagagagagagagtcaacaACATTGCCAAAAAGAAttgaaagcacaaaaaaaatttgaaaccccATGGCGAAGTACTTACTGAAGCTGAAGTTTGTTGTTCAGGCAAATATCCTGCAGCAGATGCgaaaatgttttataaaatgGGGAAAATGTAGTAATGCGATGGAGCAAAACAAAGAGCATAATCATGCTAAGTCAGTATCATCCATAATGACGATAATAATGATAGATAATGAGAGATCTGGGACTAATTAAGATTGTTAAgctaatataattaattaagttaagaCTTCCCCGAATCTAGCAAAGTGAAAAAGAAATCTGGATcgatctaaaaaataaatagagaaaggAGAGAGTGTGATTGTGCCCTAAATTaatcaggaagaagaggaaaCAGATCtaaatagaaaagaagaagaagaagttagattgagcaaagcaaaagcaaaagcaaagtAGAAAGTACCCGGAGGCGCAGGGCGAAAGCCATTGTGAAGGCCTAGCAAAAAGGCAAGAGGAACCAGCATGGAGAGGATAACGAGTCCCAGCACTCCAATAACAAGCCCTCTCCATCGCCTTTGACTCTTCAACCCTAATCCCAatccaccgccaccaccaccccaACCACCTCCgcccttcattttctctttttttcccaagAAGCAACCACCGTGTCCGTAGAATGTGTGTTTATTAATATTGGAACAATTTCAACCACCTCCTCCACCAATTTACCGCCAATACTCGTCTCATCACACACTAAAACCACTCTTTCTTTTCCCCCCTTTCCCTCTGCTCCGTTTTTTCACTTTGCTACAATGCAATTGTAAATGCAAACGCATCACCTTTTGAGTATTTTACTTTGGGTGAAATCCGCTTTTGTACGTCTTTCTAATTAGATTTATTTGACCTCAAACGGAGTATATCACTAATCAtcaccaaatatatatatatatatatattttttttttttttgagattttgggAAAGGTAGGATCATTCCAATACGTGAGTTTGCATTTCCCGCATTTGAGCCCAAAACTAAATTTGCCTCAAACAAGCCCAACCTGAAAATCAAACTCAATTCACCTAAGCCCAACCTGTGGACCCATCAGCAcataaatttgcaaaattaaaattgaccccaaacttttccaaaattataatttgactCCACAATTTTCTTGAAATCACATTTTAGccctaaaattttctaaattacaaattggcccctaaaatttccaaaattataatttgaccCCACAAATTTCATGAAATTACAAACTGAcctttataaattcaaaaattgcACAAGGGCCCTCGAGgtcacaaaaataattaaattgtcaAATGATTATGTTTTCACATTCTATAGGAACTTACTCATTTTGTATTCCTTgttatttctttgtcttttgcATGAGATAAAATACTTGGGAAAAATAATTGCTCTTGTTATGCTATGCTATGCAATGAGACTTACCTCATTGCAAAGTCATTTACCTTTAAGTTAATGCCATGCAATCACATGTATAGCTATGACTTTcaatttttccttccaaaataaatttcttacATGCCATGTATTCACTTTTAAGAGTCGCCACCATCGAGAGAACATTAGTCATTCTTCCAAGTTCTCTTGAAAtcctaatttttcattttagccaACATTTAAAGGGATTGTAGGGTGTTTACATAGCATTCAGAAAAAAGTCAAGTGAAAAAATCCCTCCCTCTCCTTGCTGTAGGAGCCTTCCCTTTCATTCCATAACAAAATCTCCCTCCCTTAGGTAAACCTATGGGTATTAGATTTTCTCTTTACCTAGATCACTTACCTACCTACCCATCTACTCTTTAGCTCGAACTGATGGTAGACGACATTATCAACGAACTAGAAAAAATGAAACTAACAGTGGAAGAGGAGGAAGTAATTGAGATACCAGACGAAGATAGAGTGGATGAACTAGAGAGTTGTTACCACAGCCTCATTGGCAAATTCTTAACCTGCAAATCCTTCAACAAAATGGCGGCTAAGAACACAATTCGAAGAGCATGGGGAGTGGATACAAAGTTCCAAATACTAGATGTATGACCAAACCTGTTTCAGTTCAAGTTTAACTCTAAATTTGATATGATGCGCATCCTACGAGGGGGGCCATGGACGTTCGACAACCAACTCCTCATGCTAAAGAGGTGGCATAAAGGTATGATTGTTGGGAACATGAAGTGGGAACACGCATCTCTTTGGATACAAATCTGGGGAGCCCCTTTTGACATGGTATCTCCTATTGTTGCATCAAAGGTCGGAAGCAGACTGGGGGTTGTGGAGGAAGTTGAGAAGCAAAGACAACAGGATGAACAGAATATTTTTATATGGGTCCGAGTTGCTCTACCTATTGCAAAACCACTATGTCGTGGGAGTTATATTGCAGGACCCAGTGGAGAACATACATGGATACAATTCAAGTATAAGAGAATGCCtatcttttgtcatttttgtggctTGTTGGGCCACAATTTGCGCCACTGTGCAAGTCATTATGCACCAGAAAAGAACGGAGGTGTAGGTGAATACCAGTATGGTGACTAGCTCAAAGCAATGGGGAGTCGTTCAAAATCCACTCGAAACCATGAATCAGAGTCTCGTGATGGTTCTGATAATGCCACAGTGAAGGAGCAACACCTAACAGTAGCTATTGGAAACGGTAGCAATCATGATTGTAGTCCGAAACAACAGCAAACAATGATTGAGAATCTTGGTGATAAAGGCATATTAATGGGAAGCGTTACACAAATTGATGGGAAAACTGTTGATTGCACTAATTCAAATGTTGGACCAAACTTGGGCCCAACAGTCTCGAGTGTAGCAATTACACAAACGAATGGGCTTGATGGGCTGAATTCTAAGCCTAAAGCAACGTGGGTTAGGCTTAACAGAATGGAGTGTGGGTTAAGTGAGTCTGCTAGGGATATTTGCACACCAAGCTTAGGAAAAAGAGCAGCAACGAGTACTTTGTTTGCAGAGCATGAAGAACACCACTAGAAAAGAGGACAGGTAGAGACTGGTGAAGCAAACCATGATGAAATATCGGTGAGGGTTGAAAGCCACCCTTGCCGGGAGCAATACGGATCCTAAGTtggaactgccaagggcttgggGGCCCTTGGATAGGTCGAAGCCTTCGCAAAATTGTGAGGAAATAAGATCCCATAGTGTGTTTTCTAATGGAGACTAGACTGGAAAAAGAAGGATTTGAAAAGCTATACAAAGATTTATTGTTTCAAAATCGTATTATCGTGAAACAACCTGATGAAGGGGGTGGATGCATTGTTGTGGAAATTAGATGTGAGTATCGACCTCATGAACTTCTCACCTAACCATATTCTTGTCACTATGAAGGAAGAGGACAGGTTTGTGTGGCACTTGACAGGGTTCTATGGATGGCTAGATGCAACTCAACGCAATAAATCATGGGCTTAAACATATTAGAACGTTGGTGGATGGCCCCTGGATGTGCATTGGAGATTTTAATGCAATCCTTCATACAACGGAGAAACTCAGCAAACGTCCATGCCAGAGGAATCAGGTGAATGCTTTTGGAGACACACTTGACTCTTGTCAGCTTCAGGACTTGGGACACCATGGCTACCCATACACCTGGAACAACAAAAGGCCAAGTGACGCTAATACGAAGCAACGCCTAGACCATACCATCGCCACAAAAGATCGGGTGACAAGTTCCAAATGAGCAAACTGATCCACCTTTCTTCACATGCCTCGGATAACTTGGCCGTTCTCCTTCAAACCCAAACTTATAGGCATCAACAACCAAGGGGGAATAGAaggttcaaatttgaagaaaCATGGCTGTTGTGGGAAGAGTGTGAAGTAGTGGTTGAGGGAGCATGGAATATAGGTGGGACTGATGGGACCGGGTTGGCCAATATACAACACAGAATTGAGGCATGTAGGGTGGAATTGAAGGCTTGGGGTGCTAGTAAGTTAAACCCGGATACTGAGGAAATAAAAaagcttccaaaaaaaaaaaaatagacactATGATTGTGGTGGAAGTTACCAAGGAGTCTAGACCAAAGTTCCTAGACGACTCCAAAAAATTGGATGAACTATTACGTAGGtgttgatgctcattttggAAGACCAATAGCAGGAAAAAGCCCAACCATACGGGTAGAGAAGAATTAGTGGATTGATAGAAAAACCATTAAACCCAAATGGTAGGAACAATGGATCATAGGCccataaagtaaataaatggGCCCtgaggaaagcaaatgggcctaaAGGAGCCCAAAGAGAGAAGTAGTAAACCTATAGGCATtatgtgatgtagaaaagtaaGAATGGACCACAGCAAACCCGAAGTAATGAAGTAAGAAAATAAGGGGTTAATGGAAAGACCATGAGCCCTAAGGATGAAGGATAAGGTAATTAGGCCAAGAAAACCCAAAAGAGTTAGTAAAAACCCATGAGAATGCATAATTAGAAAATAGGCCGAGGATGCCTAAGAAaagtaaatgggccaaggatgcccaagaagAAATGGGACAAAGGAGCCCACAAGCAATATAATGGGTTAAGAAAGCTCCAAAGTAGCATGAGTATAAATCTAATGATCATACAGAGTCATTGAGAGAAGAACAAGCAGCAGACCCAAAAAAGACCCAATAAGCACGGGTCAAATAAGACCACGGTTGGAATAGCAGAATGGTATAATAGGAATGGCAACAAGATTACGGAAGGAGCAAAGAATGGGCTAAAAAGGAGAAAACTCACAATCAAGTAAGGCCCAGCCCTTGAAATGAGCAAGCCAATGAAGAACGGAAAATCAAAAAATAGTTCACGCCATAAGAGGTCAAAGATGAGCGGCAGAATGCACAGAGAAGCCTCCAGACCatggcaaacgcatgagcagcaaGCTTTTGACGTACATGGGAAGTGGAACACATGCTAGGCCCAGGCACTACCAACTTGTACTCAGCCAATACAAGAGTGGTAGGTCATGGGTCAAAGGTAAGAGAAAGTACGGCCTGGCGGTGGGGAGAAGGAAATCCTATTCTGGGGTTCCTACTCAGATTCTTTTAGGGGTGATGTCctactgggatgacataccacccaaaagaaggaatgatgagttggaaccactaggtgcatgtcATGAGGGATAGCGAGAGAGAATACCCACACTGTGGTGGATAAGAATGCCACGGtgagcaagcaaacaaaatagTCTTCTTTGTCTGGTAATGGGGAGTGGCACAGCCAGcacaggtaagtggtggtggttgggCAGTTGACAAACCAGTGGGTGGTCGATAAGAACACTCTAAACCAGATAAAAGTAGTTAAAtgctaaaatggtaaaaattagTCACAGTAGGCAGTATATAAAAGGTCCTTGCCGTGCACAATAACATCATTGCAACAGTAGCAACTACTAAGAGAGAATCACAgcaccatcatcatcataacACTACACAAGTAAGcactaagaaagaaagaaaaggagtgGGGGAAAGAATCAAGGTAACaaaacagagaaaagaaaaagaaaaagaagagaaatagagaatgtAGAATGGCagacatgcaccaataggctaaTCTCATTCCTCCATCTAAAAGCCTACCCTCTGTTGAGGATAAAAAACTCATTTGGGCATAAGCCATTCAGGCATGTTCTCTCAAAGTGGATAATTTCTACAATAGGATCCTCTTGTGAGGTTACCCACGTTGAGGAAGTGGTTCCCTCCTTGACCTTAGTCCCGTAACACAATTAAACACGACAAATtgatcttttcattttttaattttattgcttATTGCtattgtttcttcttttgtctttgcAATTTCACCTATAATATGTTTCTTGTTGCCATATCAttcttttttcctattttaattAAGGATCTCTTACTTGCTTTGCCTGACAGTAACGTATTTCTTTTATCATtgttttattgcatttatttgtcATAACTCTTTTGTAGCAGCTTCACTTGCCATGGGCATGTGACCAAAGTTTCGGCAGATAGGGCATAGTTTGTGCGTAAGCCGAACTAAggtgagttacaattggaccggtcCTAACTCTCTTATCTAGAACACTTGGACCTAGTGCAGCAGGAGGTAGTCCAGCCCAAAATCACAAAGGCCCACCACAACAAGCAAGAAATTTTTTGGGCTCAAAGATCTAGAATTTCTTGGCTTAAGCATAAGGATAGGAACACAAAATTTTTTCCATGCCAAAGCCTCACATCGGAGACGAAGAAATCATATTCAAAGGATTAAAAACTCTAAAGATTGTTGGATGGAGGAAGTAAAAGACATTGCAAAAGTGGCAATTGATTACTTTGATAACCTGTTTACTGCAGGAACATGTAACTAGATTGATGAATGTCTAAGCACGGTGACAAGCAAAGTCACTCCTAATATGCAACAGATCCTGTCCAGTGATTTCAGTGCTGATGAAATTAAGGCGGCTTTGTTCCAGATGTGACCGACAAAGGCTTCTGGATTGGATGGTATGAATCCCctgttttaccaaaaattttggcatgTTGTGGGTGATAATGTTGTTACTgctgttttggatttttttttttttttttaaatctagtTGTATGACTCTTGGCATTAACCATACCAATATTGTGTTAATtccaaaagtgaaaaattcTATCAAAATGTCTAATTTTAGACCAATTAGCTTATGCAATGTTATCTATAAAATCATATCCAAGGTTTTGACTAATCGTTTGAAACAAATCCTCCCATATATAATCTCTCCCACACAAAGTGCATTTGTCCCCGGCAAACTCATCACAGACAATGTATTACTTGCCTATGAGACTCTCCATGCTATGAATACTcggaaaaaaggaaaacaaggtTCATTGGCGTTGAAGCTTGATATTAGTAAGGCatatgatagggtggaatgACCTTTCCTCAATGGCATGATGGTGAAATCGAGTTGTCCAGAGAAGTGGATTAACTGGGTGATGGGATGTGTAAGTTTGTCCTCCTATTCCATTATTATTGATGGGAAACCATATGGTCACTTGCAACCTTTAAGAGGGATTTGCCAAGGCAACCCTCTTTCAccatatttgtttcttttgtgtgtaGATGGGTTAACATCTCTTTTGGAAAAAGCAAAAATGGAGAGGCGGACTAGTGGTGTATCTATCTGTAGAAGTGCACCAAAAATCACCAACTTATTATTTGCAGATGATTCTCTATTGTTTTGCCAGGCCACTCAACCCGAAGTTGTAGCCATTACTGAGATCCTCCAAAAGTATGCAGGTGCATCAAGCCAATCCATTAATTTACAGAAATCTTTGGTATTCTTTAGCAAGAACACACCTTGTGACCAAAGACAAGCAAGTGCCTCAGCTTTGGGAGTGAAGGTGGTGGAGAGTTTTGACACTTACTTGGGCTTACCAACCTTGATTGGACATGCAAAATACCAAACCTTTTCCTTCCTCCAAGATagagtttgga
The sequence above is drawn from the Quercus robur chromosome 7, dhQueRobu3.1, whole genome shotgun sequence genome and encodes:
- the LOC126691116 gene encoding uncharacterized protein LOC126691116, which codes for MERRTSGVSICRSAPKITNLLFADDSLLFCQATQPEVVAITEILQKYAGASSQSINLQKSLVFFSKNTPCDQRQASASALGVKVVESFDTYLGLPTLIGHAKYQTFSFLQDRVWKKLQGWKGTMLFRAGKEVLIKAVAQSIPTYTMGVFLSPLMLCDDLNALCAKFWWG
- the LOC126691115 gene encoding uncharacterized protein LOC126691115; translation: MRILRGGPWTFDNQLLMLKRWHKGMIVGNMKWEHASLWIQIWGAPFDMVSPIVASKVGSRLGVVEEVEKQRQQDEQNIFIWVRVALPIAKPLCRGSYIAGPSGEHTWIQFKYKRMPIFCHFCGLLGHNLRHCASHYAPEKNGGVGEYQYGD